Sequence from the Esox lucius isolate fEsoLuc1 chromosome 6, fEsoLuc1.pri, whole genome shotgun sequence genome:
GACAGGCCAAGCTGCTACCTCAGGTACACATGTACTACTGCAGCATGTAGAGATCTCACTGGTTGTTCCCATTAACTAGAAGTGAAATGTGTTATCCTTAATAAAGTGATTCCAGTAATGTGGGAGATTGTAAAGGGTTTCAGATGGCCCTGGGAAACTTGGATATTAACACCATGGAGAGGATTGATGACTTCAACCCAGATGCTGCAAATCCTAAGGTGAAGGCACTAATGAGAATTATCAACACTAACACTAACTTGCTCATTATCACAGTAAGCTCTACTGGTAGGTTGAAGTTGCTTTTGTGTACTACGTTTTGCTCACCCCAAAATCTGTCCACGCAAAAATAGGTCATGTGTTTTTGAATGATGTAGCAGTTTTAGAATTTATTGAATTTAGTCAGAATTGTTTTGATGTAATCGGAATTTGGTAAAGATTATGTTGTTACTCATCAGTAAAGTGTGACAATGTATATCTGTTGTCTAGGGACCATGCATAATGCATATGCATAATGTGTAATTGTAAGGAATGCCCTCCAAGTTGTAAATTAGTTGGGACCTGCAAAAATAATCTAAAGGATATCAGCATGAATTACAAGTAATAAATGTATAGTTATTTAACTTGTAATATTGTTACTTTCAGAAATGTGATGACTCAAATGTGATTGGTGAATAGTTAGCTGGGATGAACATTTTCCATTCCTCCATTATTCAGCAAGAATCccatttctaaatgtaatgGTTTCTTACATGACTTTGGTGACAAACCCTATATTTATGGTGCAGATAAGCATCtttatactgtatctatgttaGTGTTAAGTTACTTGTGTTAGTGTTACTTATAATACGtttgaaataacttttttaaaagaaattctTCTGAATAGTTAGGTAAGTAAATAAAATGACCTCTTCCCATTGACATAAAACTGATTCTTAATTGATACCCCAATGAACAAATAATGACATGCGCACAGAATGTGTGCTTCTATATAAAACAGACATGAAGATGGACcgattgaaataattttttgtctgTAAAGTGAATGCAGCCCTGATGAAGGGACTTTCCCATAGAATCTCTATGTAGAAAGAATGTGTAGTGGAGTGAATTGTATGCTGTTTGCAGTCGCGTTATCACCCTGCAGGTAGCAGTATTGAGTCATAACATATCCTATTATGTCACATCCAGTCCCTTAGTGACTAAATGGCCATAACCGTTATTACTACTGTGTTGTCACATACCCATTTGTATATAATGTTATGTGCTactttgtttaaattttttgtatttgattGCTGTTGTCTATCGCAAGCAAAACCTTTAAAAGACCAAATAAAATTtggtatgtgtgtatatatatacactcacctaaaggattattaggaacacctgttcaatttctccttaatgcaattatctaatcaaccaatcacatggcagttgcttcaatgcatttaggggcgtggtcctggtcaagacaatctcctgaactccaaactgaatgtcagaatgggaaagaggtgatttaagcaattttgagcgtggcattgctgttggtgccagacgggccggtctgagtatttcacaatctgctcagttactgggattttcacgcacaaccatttctagggtttacaaagaatggtgtgaaaagggaaaaacatccagtatgcgacagtcatgtgggcgaaaatgccttgttgatgctagaggtcagaggagaatgggccaactgattcaagctgatagaagaaataaccacttgttacatccgaggtatgcagcaaagcatttgtgaagccacaaaacgcacaatcttgaggcggataggctacaacagcagaagacccaaccacataccactcatctccactacaaatatgaaaaaaaaggggatacaatttgcacgagctcaccaaaattggacagttgaagactggaagagtgttgccttgtctgatgactcttgatttctgttgagacattcagatggtagagtcagaatttggcgtaaacagaatgagaacatggatccatcatgccttgttaccactgtgcaggctggtggtggtggtgtaatggtgtgggggatgttttcttggcacactttaggccccttagtgccaattgggcatcgtttaaatgccacggcctacctgatcattgtttctgaccatgtccatccctttatgaccaccatgtacccatcctctgatggctacttccagcaggataatgcaccatgtcacaaagctcgaatcatttcaaattggtttattgaacatgacaatgagttcactgtactgaaatggcccccacagtcaccagatctcaacccaatagagcatctttgtgatgcttcgtgccctggatgtgcatcccacaaatctccatcaactgcaagatgctatcctataaatatgggccaacatttctaaagaatgctttcagcaccttgttgaatcaatgccacgtagaatgaaggcagttctgaaggagaaagggggtcaatcacagtattagtatggtgttcctaataatcctttaggtgagtgtatatttagcAAATGAGTGATTCTGACTATAAAGCACAAGTAGTTTATTTAACATGTATAATTAATCCATTCAACTTACACCAGAAACTACCACAAAGGAAGTTTTAATGTATTGGCGGCCAGTTGGGGGTATACAGTTAACTCATTGACTTGCGAGGAAAAGCTCCTAGCTCCTGTGTCAGCCACAGCAACCTGATTTACAAGTATTGTGCGTGCCACTGATTTCTGAAGGATATATGGGTTGTTCTTGGCACTGCATTATACCTTTATACATGTTCTGTCATGGTGTTGTCTATTCTGTTACAGATAAATACTGGTACATTGTAAGTTACTTAGTAATTGTAAATCACAATGCAACTGACAACCCCTTCCCCCCAATGTCACccattttacagtcaaatgGCCGTAGCCATTTTTGATCAGTTGGTACAGTCGTATTAATTTCTTCCTTAAGTGTGTTTGTCACAAGTGCTTAACCTGTCCTGGCCCCAGATCTGTATGTTCTGAAGGTATGGCATGTCAACCGTAGAGAATGTTCATGAGGCACAGGttatttcaaataacatttacattgtacGTAACCCCTTCGTTTCTCTTAGCCAGTTAAACCCCGCAGTCGTGGCTGGAATGACAGCTGTGAATCGCGTGCCTCCAAACACCTCAGTATCTGGAGCAGAGGTTATATTCCAGGCAACCTCTCAGCTGCCCAGCCTGTGGGCTCTCCAGAGAGGCCTCCTCCCAccagggggaaggagagggttGTCAGTCTTCAGGGGCTTCCCCACAGGGACACCCAGGTTAAAAGACCCAGAGAAGGTGAGATTACTAAGACATGTCTTTGCTGCTGCTCTGTctcatgtttgtgtgttggtctTTCAGTCACGATGGAGAGGAAGATTATTTGTTGAAAACCAGCTCTGACTGAGATGTGGGAGGATTTGGTGTAGTTCAGGGCCAACCAGTTTAATTGTCATAACAGCCCAGTTCATCTTGTGCGTTTTCATTGGGCCGTCTGTAGTTCAACCTTACGGGCCGGTTTAGCAGGTTAAGCCTTCGATTAATAAAATCAAGATCAATAGAAAACGTTTAATGATCTTGTTTTATTTAGTCCTATACTAGGCTTAATCTTTGTCTGCAAAACCGGACCCAAATGTTTTAGATTTTGAAGCTCCATCCAGTGTTGCATTCATATAGAATAAGAATGATCCCGGCCTTTTCTGTCATAACGATTTAATTTGTTTCCACCGTGATTAACAAATACCtcatcaattatttatttgtgttgttgatAAATAAATTTTTGATTTCTTTGTCTCCCGAAGACTCTGTTGTTTCTGACCAGGACATCCTGCTGCAGTACTCCAACCAGAAGAGgtccagaggagaggaggagcctGGACACAGAGGAAGCCAGCCCAGCTCCCCAGCTACCCATCACCGACCACGCAACCGTTTTGCCACCTTGCTTCAGAGGAGGAACCAGGAAGAGGATGAAGATGGGCAGGGCACACGAAGCAGGTAAGCTGTTATACTACAGTCTTGTGTTATTTGAAACTGCCATAGTTTGATTGGATAAGTAATAGTggcctttttttcctttttcacaatTGAACCtgaaattgttgtttttctgatcCCATTGATTGGTccctatttttacatttaatttcttcCTACAGTTTTTATAATTGTATCTGTGGACTTAACAGTCAAGGCATGTGGACCCCTGTAGGTTCTTCTGTAGTGGCAGCATCTCCAGTGAGGAGGCCCGCCTGAACCCCGAGCCCATAGAGGAGTCCCAGGAGGTGACCGAGGACCCCGTTGAAAGATCTTGTTTCGGCGAGCCtgcagagacagaagagaaggTGGACGCTCTTAGCCAAACCCCCTCCCTTTCACCATCCACTGTGCCTTCCAGCCAAGGTCTGGGGGTGTTCCGCTGGTCAGCCAGCTCCCTGGAGAAATCCAGGACCCCAGCTCCCACATCCGGCCTCTCGTCCTTGCGGCAGTTCCAGCACAAGAAGGAAAGCTTCTCTTGGAGCCAGGAAGGCCAGAGGTCTAGGAAGACTCCCAGCGCCCCAGAGCCCATCCTGGGCCAAGAAGACAAGGATATACCACCAGACTCTCCCCCTTCTCAGGACAGTGCATACTTCTCTCAGCCTAACCACTCTTCCTGCAGTGCAGAGAATGCGTCTACACCCACTCAGCTGGAGAATGCCTTCATACCGGAACACCGCTGTTTCCTTGGCTCCTTAGTAAGGCAGAGGCTTCATAACACTAGAATGTGCATCACTGCCAGCTTATGTATTGTGTTCTGGTGTTTTGACTttgctttttctgttttctaAGGAAATGAACTCAAGCAAGGATTCAGACTCAGGTGAAAGTCCAAGATGCTCTCCAGTGACGCATGACAAGAAACCCAGCCCAATAAGACTTAAGGTAGCTGACCATGTTAGGCCTACTTTCAGTGGTCTTGGTGTGACAGAAGTGTAAGAATGTATCGTAAGGTCAGCTTGTATACCCTCAGTGAGTACTTGGTTCTCCCTTTTTCAGCAGGTGGCAGGTCTGCCGCGGATGAGACCTGGTGACCAAGGGAAAGGGAAAAAGATCCAACCCTCCGCGCCAGCCAGGGCCAGCGGGCTCCGTAAAAAGCCTTCAGGGCCTGGAAAGAAACTTAGCACAAACAACGAGAACAACCCTGGCCTCCAGGCCACTATCAGTGGCCTATGGAAAAACTTTTGTTATAAGAAGTAAGTTCCGATAATCCTAACCAAGGGATTCATTTATGATGTCGGTGCATAAACCACTCGTGAGATCAGTTTTAAGTGTGGGATTTATCAGAATAAATATGCCAAGTGGTGGGTTGAGGGAACTTCTTCTGAAATGTTGATTAGTTAATGTGGAAAATATAGTATAAAGTGTGAGTTACGTTTTCAAAAAGTAATTAATGTTTCCTGTTTCTTAACCTGCTACGATATTTCATGCAATTTGACGACATCAGTTTGTAATAGGCCATACATAATGAGACCAATAATAtagtaatttgttaaattatcgGCTAATGTAAAACTATGACATTATTTTAATAGATTAAGAAAATCGAATGGGAAGCTGATTCACCAATGTTAGATTTCAGAGACATGTTCGAGACGACCTATTTGCAGAAAGTTatcgttttgccattttatttcctttaaatgtattttagagaGACAAAAGAAGAATTAATGCTATTCCAGGTCACATCCATGAAACGCTTAACTTGTTCATTCTGCAGAAAGAGAATTATGGCATTCGTACGGGCTACGTGAGGCCTAATGGTGGTTGCTGAGTTCTCATTTAAACAACAGCTAAAGATAATTAACTTGTCCGGTCTGTCCTCTTTAGTGTCAAGTTTTTAAAATTGCGACATGCATTCTGCATGTTACAGTATAGCACCTACTGTATTTCTGCAGTCCCAGAAAGTTTTCTTAGATTTTTAGCTTGCGATGtggtatttcatgtttttttacagGCTTAAACGGATGAGTTTGACCATATATCTTTAATTGGGGCATTTTGAAATACAAGTAGCCAATTTTGTAAATGATTACTGTCACTAAGAAAGATTGGTATTTATCATCAGTGTTCTCCTTCCGGTGTGTATGATGTGTAACACTTTCTCGTATGTCTTTCCAAACCTGTCTAAATTCCGTTAACAAGAACATTTAAGATAATTAGAGTCATTTataagcattttttttatctatagACACACCTGACATTAATAAAATGCCAGGGGTCTTTGTAGCTTTCAAAGTCTGTTCTGTAGAAGTCAAGAAAATATTAGTCATGAAAAAGACATCTCCATTCTCTGTCATTATAAAGTtagttttgttgtttctgtGACCAGTGCACAGTTTCATGGAGTAAATAACATTGTCTTAACATTTCACACATGACCTGGATGTTTGcattaaaaatgtttgccttAGCTAtaatatattggccatacataTCAGCCCCTTGCTTAATTATAGATGAAGCCTACATACTGAATCAAGTGATAGGTAATGAAAGCCACCAAGTTGTATATCAACTCCCCATTGTAGGCCCATTTTGGTTGcgtaaatattttacacatggaATTTTAATTTGGGAGCACTGTGCAtctggaaataaaatgttccctATTATTTTGTAATGGTCAGGCATTTCTGTACCCCAGTCTGTAAACAATGTAAATTCAAAGCACTTGTCACAAATGTCTCAAATATTAGCACACCAGCAGGCATTCCCTCAGGTGGAATCCAGCAGAGGCAGTATTCTAAGGTCTGGTGTGTAACTAAATGCTTATGTAAATGAGTATGATTTAGCCCATTATAATTTGGGTGGTGCTGTGCAAATTCTGAAGATAAATTATTTCTTTATAGCTTGAATCATTAATAATGGGTTTGCAGGAATGGACTGCTTTCTATTGTACCACAGGCACCTCTCCCAATGCCACATACCTGCGACCTCACAAGCCATGACCGTATCAATCATTCATGAAAGTTGTCCTTATTACTTCCCTAATCAAATCTTTTGTCATTTTTAGTTGTCAAGGGTGTACAGCATTGATCAGCTTTATCGATTGAATTATAACCATGGCTATATTGTGACATACATTTTATGGCAACAACATCAAGTatgtctgttgtcttttgtttCAGAGAAAATCCGAAGATAAACCCCAGTAAGAAGGGAGAGCCTATGTCACCTGTGAAGGACAACTTTCAGGACCTCACATCTGAAGAAaatgatatttttttaatctccaGCGTTCAGGAAACATTATGCCTCTGATactgatttttttaaacattcacaAGCATGGCACCTTGTGAAAGTCTTAGATTTACGACATACTGTGTATGTTCATGCACTGTGCATTACTGTGGAATTAATTTAAAAGCATCCTGTAAATGGATTCTAGTTTGAATAAATACAACTTTATTAGACATTATATTGTGTTCATTTATAGGATTTTGAGTGAATCTTACATAGTGTAGACTATAAACCCAAAGATTAATGCAATTGGTAATTGTTAATACACAATACTTCAGGGCCATAGAATGTTTATTCAAG
This genomic interval carries:
- the exo1 gene encoding exonuclease 1 isoform X1 — encoded protein: MGIPGLLQFLKDASEPISVRKFKGQTVAVDTYCWLHKGAFSCAEKLAKGEPTDQYVTYCMKFVDMLLSFGVKPILVFDGCNLPSKQEVEKARRERRQANLQKGKQLLREGKISEARDCFTRCVNVTPSMAHDVIKAARTRGVDCVVAPYEADAQLAFLNKAGIAQAVITEDSDLLAFGCKKVILKMDKQGNGLEIDQNNLGRCRSLGDVFTEEKFRHMCILSGCDYLASIHGIGLGKACKLLKMANNPDILWVIRKIGQYLKMNVVVPDEYIEGFVKANHTFLYQLVFDPIRRKVVPLNPYPEHLDPATLSYAGRNVGDCKGFQMALGNLDINTMERIDDFNPDAANPKPVKPRSRGWNDSCESRASKHLSIWSRGYIPGNLSAAQPVGSPERPPPTRGKERVVSLQGLPHRDTQVKRPREDSVVSDQDILLQYSNQKRSRGEEEPGHRGSQPSSPATHHRPRNRFATLLQRRNQEEDEDGQGTRSRFFCSGSISSEEARLNPEPIEESQEVTEDPVERSCFGEPAETEEKVDALSQTPSLSPSTVPSSQGLGVFRWSASSLEKSRTPAPTSGLSSLRQFQHKKESFSWSQEGQRSRKTPSAPEPILGQEDKDIPPDSPPSQDSAYFSQPNHSSCSAENASTPTQLENAFIPEHRCFLGSLEMNSSKDSDSGESPRCSPVTHDKKPSPIRLKQVAGLPRMRPGDQGKGKKIQPSAPARASGLRKKPSGPGKKLSTNNENNPGLQATISGLWKNFCYKKENPKINPSKKGEPMSPVKDNFQDLTSEENDIFLISSVQETLCL
- the exo1 gene encoding exonuclease 1 isoform X2, with amino-acid sequence MGIPGLLQFLKDASEPISVRKFKGQTVAVDTYCWLHKGAFSCAEKLAKGEPTDQYVTYCMKFVDMLLSFGVKPILVFDGCNLPSKQEVEKARRERRQANLQKGKQLLREGKISEARDCFTRCVNVTPSMAHDVIKAARTRGVDCVVAPYEADAQLAFLNKAGIAQAVITEDSDLLAFGCKKVILKMDKQGNGLEIDQNNLGRCRSLGDVFTEEKFRHMCILSGCDYLASIHGIGLGKACKLLKMANNPDILWVIRKIGQYLKMNVVVPDEYIEGFVKANHTFLYQLVFDPIRRKVVPLNPYPEHLDPATLSYAGRNVGDCKGFQMALGNLDINTMERIDDFNPDAANPKPVKPRSRGWNDSCESRASKHLSIWSRGYIPGNLSAAQPVGSPERPPPTRGKERVVSLQGLPHRDTQVKRPREDSVVSDQDILLQYSNQKRSRGEEEPGHRGSQPSSPATHHRPRNRFATLLQRRNQEEDEDGQGTRSRFFCSGSISSEEARLNPEPIEESQEVTEDPVERSCFGEPAETEEKVDALSQTPSLSPSTVPSSQGLGVFRWSASSLEKSRTPAPTSGLSSLRQFQHKKESFSWSQEGQRSRKTPSAPEPILGQEDKDIPPDSPPSQDSAYFSQPNHSSCSAENASTPTQLENAFIPEHRCFLGSLEMNSSKDSDSGESPRCSPVTHDKKPSPIRLKVAGLPRMRPGDQGKGKKIQPSAPARASGLRKKPSGPGKKLSTNNENNPGLQATISGLWKNFCYKKENPKINPSKKGEPMSPVKDNFQDLTSEENDIFLISSVQETLCL